A single genomic interval of Trichosurus vulpecula isolate mTriVul1 chromosome 6, mTriVul1.pri, whole genome shotgun sequence harbors:
- the LOC118853973 gene encoding olfactory receptor 1044-like isoform X2, whose amino-acid sequence MAEINFTQVTEFILLGITDNQELKMPLFMVFLSIYVFTVMGNLGLIIVIRINPRLKTPMYFFLSHLAFVDFCYSSSITPKMLGNFLYEVNTISFNACAIQLGCFIAFMDAECLLLASMAYDRYVAICNPLLYMVLMSPKICIQLVAIPYIYSFLVALYHVILTFRLSYCGSNIINHFYCDDMPLLRLSCSDTHSKQIWIFICAGIMLIASFLVVFVSYMYIISAILKMQSAEGRRKAFSTCGSHMVAVTIFYGTLIFMYLQPSSNHSLDTDKMASVFYTVIIPMLNPLIYSLRNKEVKDALKKYSERMS is encoded by the exons ATGGCTGAGATTAATTTTACCCAGGTAACTGAGTTCATTCTCTTGGGGATCACTGACAATCAGGAGCTGAAGATGCCCCTCTTCATGGTGTTTTTGTCCATCTATGTGTTCACAGTGATGGGCAATCTGGGTCTCATCATAGTCATCAGAATTAACCCACGACTAAAAACCCCAATGTATTTCTTCCTAAGTCACCTCGCTTTTGTTGATTTCTGTTATTCTTCATCCATTACTCCCAAAATGTTGGGGAATTTTTTGTATGAAGTAAATACAATCTCTTTCAATGCATGTGCTATTCAACTAGGATGCTTCATCGCTTTCATGGATGCAGAATGCTTGTTGCTAGCTTCTATGGCCTATGATAGGTATGTGGCCATTTGCAACCCCTTGCTTTATATGGTTTTGATGTCTCCTAAAATCTGTATTCAGCTTGTAGCCATTCCCTATATCTACAGCTTTCTGGTTGCACTGTACCATGTTATCCTTACTTTCCGCCTATCCTACTGTGGTTCTAACATTATCAACCATTTCTACTGTGATGACATGCCTCTCTTGAGGCTGTCCTGCTCTGACACACATTCCAAACAAATATGGATTTTTATCTGTGCAGGAATCATGCTTATTGCTTCCTTTTTGGTTGTCTTCGTCTCCTACATGTACATTATCTCTGCGATTCTAAAGATGCAATCAGCTGAAGGCAGGCGTAAAGCTTTCTCTACCTGTGGCTCACACATGGTGGCTGTCACCATTTTTTATGGGACCTTGATATTTATGTACTTACAGCCCAGCTCAAACCATTCCCTTGATACAGATAAGATGGCCTCAGTCTTTTATACAGTGATCATTCCCATGTTAAATCCCTTGATCTACAGTCTGAGAAACAAGGAAGTGAAGGATGCACTAAAGAAG TATTCAGAAAGAATGAGTTAG
- the LOC118853973 gene encoding olfactory receptor 1044-like isoform X1 translates to MAEINFTQVTEFILLGITDNQELKMPLFMVFLSIYVFTVMGNLGLIIVIRINPRLKTPMYFFLSHLAFVDFCYSSSITPKMLGNFLYEVNTISFNACAIQLGCFIAFMDAECLLLASMAYDRYVAICNPLLYMVLMSPKICIQLVAIPYIYSFLVALYHVILTFRLSYCGSNIINHFYCDDMPLLRLSCSDTHSKQIWIFICAGIMLIASFLVVFVSYMYIISAILKMQSAEGRRKAFSTCGSHMVAVTIFYGTLIFMYLQPSSNHSLDTDKMASVFYTVIIPMLNPLIYSLRNKEVKDALKKVLMKTCSKIK, encoded by the exons ATGGCTGAGATTAATTTTACCCAGGTAACTGAGTTCATTCTCTTGGGGATCACTGACAATCAGGAGCTGAAGATGCCCCTCTTCATGGTGTTTTTGTCCATCTATGTGTTCACAGTGATGGGCAATCTGGGTCTCATCATAGTCATCAGAATTAACCCACGACTAAAAACCCCAATGTATTTCTTCCTAAGTCACCTCGCTTTTGTTGATTTCTGTTATTCTTCATCCATTACTCCCAAAATGTTGGGGAATTTTTTGTATGAAGTAAATACAATCTCTTTCAATGCATGTGCTATTCAACTAGGATGCTTCATCGCTTTCATGGATGCAGAATGCTTGTTGCTAGCTTCTATGGCCTATGATAGGTATGTGGCCATTTGCAACCCCTTGCTTTATATGGTTTTGATGTCTCCTAAAATCTGTATTCAGCTTGTAGCCATTCCCTATATCTACAGCTTTCTGGTTGCACTGTACCATGTTATCCTTACTTTCCGCCTATCCTACTGTGGTTCTAACATTATCAACCATTTCTACTGTGATGACATGCCTCTCTTGAGGCTGTCCTGCTCTGACACACATTCCAAACAAATATGGATTTTTATCTGTGCAGGAATCATGCTTATTGCTTCCTTTTTGGTTGTCTTCGTCTCCTACATGTACATTATCTCTGCGATTCTAAAGATGCAATCAGCTGAAGGCAGGCGTAAAGCTTTCTCTACCTGTGGCTCACACATGGTGGCTGTCACCATTTTTTATGGGACCTTGATATTTATGTACTTACAGCCCAGCTCAAACCATTCCCTTGATACAGATAAGATGGCCTCAGTCTTTTATACAGTGATCATTCCCATGTTAAATCCCTTGATCTACAGTCTGAGAAACAAGGAAGTGAAGGATGCACTAAAGAAGG TTCTTATGAAAACATGTTCCAAGATCAAATAG